Proteins encoded together in one Juglans regia cultivar Chandler chromosome 9, Walnut 2.0, whole genome shotgun sequence window:
- the LOC108984094 gene encoding uncharacterized protein LOC108984094, with amino-acid sequence MRKVKYRTLRELYNATEEKVVEPTKDLLQGSLRTDQFDTHFTSSTFQMGEESRTGNFSSNLFGKAEECRTCNASTTPCLSRMHLEQVLSPIKADVFSDETCNGRAACGSSPSDADLLSPSSNSGCNGKKLTSSEISNVFGSYWPHDLFSKDIGLKATSRSTNVSEKIDMLLKANTCPTYKGKHGFQREKIINPRIYTNKLQKQKEISSLRDFYAAASLIKGELSDHPEEHVKSSLKEVATFRISGQMQDVDNHAESMIDGSAMNDRNPAVKVVLCSDLKDHVEKSSAVAEEPNIQEPPLQSQLVDYNDNSLTFQDEVKVCDICGDTGREELLAICSKCSDGAEHIYCMHVMLDKVPEPGWKCEECMLDSKLKSQPSKDVDQKRKLVCNTASKGQRREGVSTKMCNPISSENDIIHSSNAPYAMVKRLSPSYSHAENLKRSGHTTECKSTQGKHASELNPTVSSLVADSGISSLSVKEIASRSENFSSGSNYHDLEAIQGHEQSYNSLNPFSHLAQQGLIYSVGRDNVSQLPIVPQLHCIWQGGFQICRNGKLPNSCSGVQAHLSTRASPEVFDVVLKLPQKVILEEVPRLSTWITQFSENLATEDNIALYFFAKDPVSYERNYKSLLECMINNDLALKGNLDGVELLIFSSNFLPEKSRCWNKLYFLWGVFRGRSVCRSRDLQSSQRIQERDTKKQETDLKSYFQERGEHNVDQERECKRIKSCYSMPSGERLPPVTNGYVPTFSIENLKWGGVNDMSASSAESQIPPTDGEDQLEPGVLDLELRLGAKNKSKKQVATPSFVGIMGNKTDEDKHSELLTNNTTKVYDEVSTSLSLSLPFSGKEQV; translated from the exons ATGAGGAAGGTCAAGTATAGGACTTTGAGAGAGCTGTATAATGCTACTGAGGAGAAGGTTGTGGAGCCAACAAAG GATTTACTGCAGGGATCATTGCGCACCGACCAATTTGATACGCATTTCACAAGCAGTACATTCCAAATGGGAGAAGAATCCAGGACAGGCAATTTCTCAAGCAATTTGTTTGGAAAGGCCGAAGAATGCCGTACATGCAATGCGTCTACCACCCCATGCTTATCACGAATGCATCTTGAACAAGTGTTATCACCAATAAAGGCTGATGTGTTTTCAGATGAAACCTGTAATGGGAGGGCAGCTTGTGGGAGCTCTCCTAGTGATGCTGATCTGTTATCTCCTTCATCGAACAGTGGATGCAACGGAAAAAAGCTCACAAGCAGTGAGATCAGTAATGTTTTTGGCTCATATTGGCCTCATGATTTGTTCTCTAAAGATATAGGACTCAAAGCTACTTCAAGATCCACCAATGTTTCAGAAAAAATCGATATGCTTTTAAAAGCAAACACCTGCCCTACTTACAAGGGAAAACATGGTTttcaaagagagaaaataattaatccTCGAATCTACACAAATAAGCTTCAGAAACAGAAAGAAATTTCTTCGTTAAGAGATTTCTATGCCGCTGCGAGCTTGATTAAG GGAGAGCTTTCTGACCACCCTGAGGAACATgtgaaatcatcattaaaaGAAGTTGCAACCTTCAGGATTAGCGGTCAGATGCAAGATGTGGATAACCATGCTGAATCTATGATAGATGGTTCTGCAATGAATGATAGAAATCCAGCGGTTAAAGTTGTGTTATGTTCAGATCTAAAGGATCATGTTGAGAAGTCTAGTGCAGTGGCTGAGGAGCCCAATATTCAGGAACCTCCTTTGCAATCCCAGCTTGTTGACTATAATGATAATTCACTTACATTCCAGGATGAA GTTAAAGTTTGTGATATCTGTGGGGATACCGGACGGGAAGAGTTGCTTGCTATTTGTAGCAAATGCAGTGATGGGGCAGAACACAT CTATTGTATGCATGTTATGCTGGACAAAGTTCCTGAACCCGGTTGGAAATGTGAAGAATGCATGCTTG ACTCGAAACTGAAAAGCCAACCTTCAAAAGACGTTGACCAAAAGCGGAAACTGGTATGCAATACTGCTTCTAAGGGCCAGAGAAGGGAAGGAGTTTCCACAAAAATGTGTAATCCTATATCTTCTGAAAATGATATCATCCACAGTTCAAATGCTCCCTATGCTATGGTTAAAAGGCTATCTCCTAGCTATTCTCATGCCGAGAATTTGAAGAGATCAGGCCATACAACGGAATGCAAGTCAACACAAGGGAAGCATGCATCTGAGTTGAATCCTACAGTTAGTTCACTGGTAGCTGATTCTGGCATCTCATCATTGAGTGTAAAAGAAATTGCATCTCGTAGTGAAAATTTCTCATCCGGATCCAACTATCATGACCTCGAGGCCATCCAGGGTCATGAACAATCATATAACTCATTGAACCCATTCAGTCATCTGGCTCAGCAAGGTTTAATATATTCAGTTGGTCGTGATAATGTGAGCCAGCTTCCTATTGTTCCACAGCTTCATTGCATATGGCA AGGCGGATTTCAAATATGTAGAAATGGAAAACTTCCAAATTCTTGTAGCGGGGTCCAAGCACACTTATCAACTCGTGCTTCGCCTGAAGTGTTTGACGTAGTTCTCAAGCTGCCTCAAAAAGTTATATTGGAGGAAGTACCTCGCCTGAGCACTTGGATAACTCAGTTCTCTGAAAATCTTGCCACAGAAGATAATATTGCGCTCTACTTTTTTGCAAAAGACCCTGTGAG CTATGAAAGAAACTACAAGAGCCTGCTAGAATGCATGATTAACAATGACTTGGCCCTCAAAGGAAATTTGGACGGAGTTGAACTATTAATTTTCTCATCTAATTTTCTCCCTGAAAAGTCTCGGT GCtggaataaattatattttttgtggggTGTATTTCGAGGAAGAAGTGTATGCCGCTCACGAGATCTGCAGAGTTCCCAGAGG ATACAAGAAAGAGACACTAAGAAGCAGGAAACGGATCTCAAATCTTATTTCCAAGAGAGGGGAGAACATAATGTTGATCAAGAACGTGAATGTAAGAGGATCAAGAGTTGTTACAGCATGCCTAGTGGTGAAAGACTTCCACCTGTTACAAATGGCTATGTTCCTACCTTTTCCATTGAGAATCTCAAATGGGGTGGAGTCAATGACATGTCTGCATCTTCAGCAGAGAGCCAAATACCGCCAACTGATGGGGAGGATCAGTTGGAACCCGGGGTTCTAGATCTTGAGCTTCGTTTGGGAGCCAAAAACAAGTCAAAGAAACAGGTAGCCACGCCTTCCTTTGTTGGTATAATGGGCAATAAAACTGACGAAGACAAGCATTCTGAGCTACTGACAAACAACACCACTAAAGTCTATGATGAAGTCTCtacatcactctctctctctttacctTTCTCCGGCAAGGAACAAGTGTGA
- the LOC108984095 gene encoding mitochondrial carnitine/acylcarnitine carrier-like protein, with product MGDVAKDLASGTVGGAAQLIVGHPFDTIKVKLQSQPAPLPGQPPKYAGAMDAVRQTLAAEGPRGLYKGMGAPLATVAAFNAVLFSVRGQMEALLRSQPGAPLTVNQQIVCGAGAGVAVSFLACPTELIKCRLQAQSALAGSTSASPAVKYGGPMDVARHVLRSEGGVRGLFKGLVPTMAREVPGNAAMFGVYEALKQFFAGGQDTSKLGRGSLIVAGGLAGASFWFSVYPTDVVKSVLQVDDYKNPKFSGSVDAFRKILASEGVKGLYRGFGPAMARSVPANAACFLAYEVTRSSLG from the exons ATGGGGGATGTCGCAAAGGACTTGGCTTCTGGAACTGTTGGAGGAGCAGCACAATTGATTGTTGGGCACCCCTTTGACACCATTAAGGTCAAGCTTCAGAGCCAGCCTGCTCCACTTCCAGGCCAACCTCCCAAGTATGCAGGTGCAATGGATGCTGTCAGGCAAACGTTAGCTGCGGAAGGCCCTAGAGGTTTGTACAAGGGTATGGGGGCTCCACTGGCCACTGTGGCTGCCTTCAACGCTGTCCTCTTCTCTGTGAGGGGACAAATGGAGGCATTATTGCGGTCTCAACCTGGTGCCCCCCTTACGGTTAACCAGCAAATTGTTTGTGGGGCAGGTGCTGGAGTTGCTGTTTCCTTTTTAGCTTGCCCTACTGAATTGATCAAGTGCAG GTTGCAAGCCCAGAGTGCATTGGCAGGTTCCACTTCAGCCAGTCCGGCAGTGAAGTATGGAGGACCAATGGATGTGGCTAGGCATGTTCTCAGATCAGAAGGTGGTGTGAGGGGTCTCTTCAAAGGATTGGTTCCTACAATGGCACGTGAGGTTCCCGGAAATGCTGCGATGTTTGGTGTCTATGAAGCTCTGAAGCAGTTTTTTGCAGGTGGCCAGGACACATCTAAATTGGGAAGAGGCTCTTTGATTGTGGCTGGAGGCTTAGCTGGAGCTTCCTTCTGGTTCTCAGTCTACCCAACCGATGTTGTCAAGAGTGTACTTCAGGTAGACGATTACAAAAATCCCAAGTTCTCTGGATCAGTTGATGCATTTAGAAAGATCCTTGCTTCGGAGGGAGTAAAAGGTCTGTATAGGGGGTTTGGACCTGCCATGGCCAGAAGTGTTCCTGCAAATGCTGCATGCTTCTTAGCATACGAGGTGACAAGGTCAAGTTTGGGATAA
- the LOC108984096 gene encoding probable phosphopantothenoylcysteine decarboxylase: protein MAGSEPVNVERDPIQVNGTPRKPRILLAASGSVAAIKFSNLCHCFSEWAEVKAVATQASLHFIDRVSLPKDVVLYTDEDEWSSWKKIGDSVLHIELRRWADIMVIAPLSANTLGKIAGGLCDNLLTCIVRAWDYSKPFFVAPSMNTLMWNNPFTERHLMSIDELGISLIPPVTKRLACGDYGNGAMAEPSLIYSTVRLFLESRVQQGGSNIQ, encoded by the exons ATGGCAGGCTCAGAACCTGTGAATGTAGAGAGGGATCCAATACAAGTTAATGGTACTCCCAGGAAACCACGGATTCTTCTTGCTGCGAGTGGAAGTGTAGCAGCCATAAAGTTTTCGAATCTCTGCCATTGTTTTTCAGAATGGGCTGAAGTAAAAGCTGTTGCCACTCAAGCATCTCTACATTTCATAGATAGGGTGTCACTACCCAAGGATGTAGTTCTTTATACTGATGAGGATGAATGGTCAAGTTGGAAGAAAATTGGCGATAGCGTGCTTCACATTGAGCTGCGTCGATGGGCTGATATTATGGTTATTGCTCCATTGTCAGCCAACACACTCGGCAAG ATCGCTGGGGGATTGTGTGACAATCTCCTGACATGCATTGTGCGAGCATGGGATTACAGCAAGCCATTCTTTGTCGCACCTTCCATGAACACGTTGATGTGGAACAATCCTTTTACAGAGCGACATCTCATGTCAATTGACGAGCTTGGGATATCTCTCATCCCGCCCGTCACAAAGAGGCTGGCTTGTGGAGACTATGGCAATGGTGCAATGGCAGAACCATCCCTTATCTACTCAACAGTAAGGCTTTTCTTAGAGTCAAGGGTTCAACAAGGTGGCAGTAACATTCAGTAA